In Kitasatospora viridis, the DNA window GGGCGAGGATCGCGATGCCACCGCCGGGGGTGGCCTGCCGGAGCCGGGCGCGCAGTTCGTCCCGGAAGGTGATGAGCGGGATGATCGCCACCGGGACCGGGCCGAACAGCGTGGTGAGCGCGGCGGTGAGGTTGTCGGTGACGGTGCCGGTGCCGGCGGTCTCGCGCAGCGCCCGCGCCTGTGCGTCGAGTTGGGCGGCCCGGTCGAGCACGAGTTCGGCGAGGAAGGCGTCGAAGTCGGCGAAGTGCCGGTGCAGCACGCCCTTCGCGCAGGCGGCCTCGTCGGTGACGGCCCGGCTGGTCAGGCCGTTCGCGCCGTCCCGGAGCAGGACGCGCTCGGCGGCGTCGAACAGCTGCTGGCGCGCGTCGCGCAGGTGCACCCCGGTCGGCACGTGTCGATCCTCCGCGAATCCGTTGGCAGGTGGGCGCTTGCCCACTAGAGTGAACGCATGCCCACTTTACCGCGAGAAGAGCGAGAAGAGCCCCGGCCGGTGCCGTCGCACCAGGCCCGGCAGACCGCCGAATCGTTCGGCACGGACG includes these proteins:
- a CDS encoding TetR/AcrR family transcriptional regulator yields the protein MPTGVHLRDARQQLFDAAERVLLRDGANGLTSRAVTDEAACAKGVLHRHFADFDAFLAELVLDRAAQLDAQARALRETAGTGTVTDNLTAALTTLFGPVPVAIIPLITFRDELRARLRQATPGGGIAILAQATTAVTAYLADERELGRIAADADIDSLTLSLVGGGHLLFADRDAATTSTVDKLVTTVLADVLQRRPR